A window of the Fulvia fulva chromosome 3, complete sequence genome harbors these coding sequences:
- a CDS encoding Cyclin-U2-1 has translation MDDGASHPLAVSDPAPPGSPPPPPDPNVDDATAAVPLCPTPTPKTDDPLHLSSEQWDINSVSALGALRMLIEALDKLANATGDVPPTPPVSRPTTPSKLGFEKRHFRKSSSSLRLAQGASGVPATPIGSPEAHPHEPLTVEIGAHAQDMHIQHAALARRFFSKTAPPFTLSAYLMRLHQYCPHSPGVYLAASAYIHHLCAAELIVPATSRTIHRLSLAAIRVAAKALEDNKWAQERVAKVGGVSNGQLLSLEVTMCFLLDFELYVDERIMARRMFLLQEAAATRHGMGSGGKLGEQFKLRLPMRVRGNK, from the coding sequence ATGGACGATGGCGCCTCACACCCGCTGGCTGTCTCCGACCCAGCACCCCCAGGCTCGCCGCCTCCACCACCAGACCCAAACGTAGACGATGCCACCGCCGCAGTCCCACTATGTCCCACGCCGACCCCCAAAACAGACGACCCCCTCCACCTCTCCAGCGAACAATGGGACATCAACTCCGTCTCCGCCCTCGGCGCCCTGCGCATGCTCATCGAAGCCCTCGACAAACTCGCCAACGCAACCGGCGACGTCCCACCTACCCCACCAGTCTCCCGCCCAACTACACCCAGCAAGCTAGGCTTTGAAAAGCGCCACTTTCGCAAATCCTCCTCCTCCCTTCGCCTTGCTCAGGGAGCCTCTGGTGTCCCGGCAACACCCATCGGCTCCCCGGAAGCTCACCCTCACGAACCTTTGACAGTCGAAATTGGCGCCCACGCTCAAGATATGCACATTCAACACGCGGCTCTCGCACGTCGCTTCTTCTCCAAGACAGCTCCGCCTTTCACACTCTCCGCATATCTCATGCGCCTGCACCAATACTGTCCCCACAGCCCGGGCGTATACCTCGCCGCCTCGGCTTACATCCACCACCTCTGCGCCGCGGAGCTAATCGTGCCTGCGACGAGTCGCACGATCCATCGATTGAGTCTCGCGGCAATAAGAGTTGCGGCCAAGGCGTTGGAGGACAATAAGTGGGCGCAAGAGCGGGTTGCGAAGGTGGGCGGGGTGAGTAATGGGCAGTTGTTGAGTTTGGAGGTGACGATGTGCTTTTTGTTGGATTTTGAGTTGTATGTGGATGAGAGGATCATGGCTAGGAGGATGTTTCTGTTGCAGGAGGCGGCGGCTACGAGGCATGGGATGGGGAGTGGGGGGAAGTTGGGAGAGCAGTTTAAGTTGAGGTTGCCGATGAGGGTGAGGGGGAATAAGTGA
- a CDS encoding Ecp27 has translation MRLSIILLAGFPGMAWSVAFPGELVERASKFNCYDIYCKAPFDKTNQVCKDAKCFAGCDKKTYKCKA, from the exons ATGAGGCTGTCAATCATTTTGCTGGCGGGGTTCCCTGGCATGGCGTGGTCGGTAGCCTTTCCAGGCGAACTGGTG GAACGAGCTTCGAAGTTCAACTGCTACGACATATACTGCAAAGCCCCCTTCGACAAGACGAACCAAGTGTGCAAAGACGCCAAGTGCTTCGCTGGCTGCGATAAGAAGACGTACAAGTGCAAGGCATAG
- a CDS encoding Tyrosinase-like protein orsC, which translates to MLKLGLLTSFLLATLAVNVAANEFGNVLLGRQAPDPRAEDLERERMGELVKNYTAKTWTPGGSCTEEDITVRKEWSDLTRDERRAYISAVHCLHEKPSKTDPAISSGARNRFDDFAVAHILNMYDVHFSPNLLFWHRHFLWEFEQALKNECGYEGGQPFWDWSKNALDPLTDLPLFDGSETSLSGNGIPRNVTAPDGTTVECACVESGPLSNWTVNVGPTGRGSPCLQNPSTSGLDYNPRCLERFFDPSYMENITYTHVTDTLLNYEEVPSPDGQQPSFFWRIESWPHGIHPIPHTVIGGLQNDIPASPTDPWFFFHHSALDRAWIVWQSIEWDVRKKALPDVSEYAGERGHREWEPAQALTLEGVIYLSDVFSNSTVDEVLVPTKGRYCYRYE; encoded by the exons ATGCTCAAACTCGGTCTTCTTACGTCCTTTTTATTGGCAACCCTTGCGGTAAATGTTGCTGCTAATGAGTTTGGGAATGTTTTGCTGGGGAGACAGGCTCCGGATCCGCGAGCAGAGGATCTGGAGCGTGAGCGTATGGGAGAGCTGGTGAAGAATTATACTGCGAAGACGTGGACGCCGGGAGGGTCGTGTACGGAGGAGGATATTACGGTGAGGAAGGAATG GAGCGACCTCACGCGCGATGAGAGGCGGGCATATATCAGCGCAGTGCACTGCTTGCACGAGAAGCCCTCGAAAACGGACCCGGCCATTTCTTCTGGCGCTAGGAATCGTTTCGACGATTTCGCGGTGGCGCATATCCTGAACATGTATGATGTGCATTTTTCACCAAACCTGCTCTTCTGGCATCGTCATTTCCTGTGGGAGTTCGAGCAAGCTCTCAAAAACGAATGCGGTTACGAAGGAG GTCAACCCTTCTGGGACTGGTCCAAAAACGCCCTCGACCCCCTCACCGACTTGCCCCTCTTCGACGGCTCCGAAACCTCCCTCTCCGGCAACGGCATCCCCCGCAACGTTACCGCCCCCGACGGCACGACGGTCGAGTGCGCCTGCGTAGAGTCCGGCCCTCTGTCCAACTGGACTGTCAATGTAGGCCCAACAGGCCGCGGTTCGCCTTGCCTGCAGAACCCCTCCACATCAGGCCTTGACTACAATCCCCGCTGCCTTGAGCGTTTCTTCGATCCGAGCTATATGGAGAATATCACGTACACACACGTCACGGATACGTTGTTGAATTACGAGGAGGTCCCGTCCCCGGATGGACAGCAGCCGAGTTTCTTCTGGAGGATTGAGTCCTGGCCGCACGGGATTCATCCCATCCCACATACCGTTATTGGGGGTTTACAGAATGATATCCCAGCAAGTCCGACGGATCCGTGGTTCTTCTTCCATCATTCGGCGCTTGATCGCGCGTGGATTGTGTGGCAGAGCATCGAGTGGGACGTGAGGAAGAAGGCGTTGCCGGATGTGAGCGAGTATGCTGGGGAGAGGGGGCATAGGGAGTGGGAGCCGGCGCAGGCGTTGACGTTGGAAGGGGTGATTTATTTGAGTGATGTGTTTTCGAATAGTACGGTGGACGAGGTGCTGGTGCCGACGAAGGGGAGATATTGTTATAGGTATGAGTAG
- a CDS encoding Decarboxylase tropJ translates to MLLRVYLVQQCGRCRVGRRIIFLQHLRSVVDDSYTTMQLSNLTETLRMLVTANHILHQHNAVDGFGHISVRHPQNASLYIMSGYLAPALVSTADDLIEYNVEGSMPVDPNAGKGYSERFIHGEMYKRWTGVNCVVHSHAEAVLPYVASDVPLLPMYHMAGFQGSEALPVWDITPLYEEEPEHQQDMLVNEARFGEGLADSFAGPFSNDSDSTSPAHTVVLMKRHGCATWGPDIPTAVDRTLYTLTNAGVQTNAMAVQAAARAAGLVQNATIEGLGKRQADDCRKMNEGTQDKAWQLWEREVEVNALYQNKV, encoded by the exons ATGCTCTTGAGGGTGTACTTGGTCCAGCAGTGTGGTCGGTGTCGCGTTGGGAGGAGAATCATCTTTCTTCAACACCTTCGAAGCGTCGTTGACGACAGCTATACCACCATGCAGCTAAGCAACCTAACAGAG ACGCTACGAATGCTCGTAACAGCAAACCACATCCTCCACCAGCACAACGCCGTCGACGGCTTCGGCCACATCTCCGTACGGCATCCACAGAACGCTTCACTCTACATCATGTCCGGCTACCTCGCACCCGCCCTAGTATCAACCGCAGACGACCTGATCGAGTACAACGTCGAAGGCAGCATGCCAGTCGACCCCAATGCCGGCAAGGGGTACAGCGAGCGCTTCATTCATGGTGAGATGTACAAACGCTGGACGGGCGTCAACTGTGTGGTGCACTCGCATGCGGAGGCAGTGTTGCCGTATGTGGCGAGTGATGTACCGTTGTTGCCGATGTACCACATGGCAGGATTTCAGGGGAGTGAGGCGTTGCCGGTCTGGGATATCACGCCGCTGTATGAGGAGGAGCCGGAGCATCAGCAGGATATGCTGGTGAATGAGGCTCGTTTCGGGGAGGGCCTGGCGGATTCCTTTGCGGGTCCTTTCAGCAATGATTCTGACTCAACCTCACCCGCTCACACTGTTGTCCTGATGAAGCGGCATGGATGTGCCACTTGGGGACCCGATATTCCAACGGCAGTCGATAGGACGCTGTATACGCTTACGAATGCGGGTGTGCAGACGAATGCCATGGCGGTCCAGGCTGCTGCGAGGGCGGCGGGGCTGGTGCAGAATGCGACCATTGAGGGCTTGGGGAAGAGGCAGGCGGATGATTGTAGGAAGATGAATGAGGGTACCCAGGATAAGGCGTGGCAGTTGTGGGAGAGGGAGGTGGAGGTGAATGCGTTGTATCAGAATAAGGTGTAG
- a CDS encoding Glucoamylase I, whose translation MHKHMMMLRGRRGRDKTIIVSAFVAFFYLLWTLAGAAYSHLGQGDLRPRATGSLESWLAAESPVALQRILNNIGSSGAKVPGAKAGIIVASPSKSNPDYFYTWTRDAALTIKCLTDQFLSGSSPSLEGTIQDYINSQASLQTVGNPSGGLCTGGLGEPKSNVDLTQFTGAWGRPQRDGPALRATAMIAYARYLLGKGQNATVAKIIWPIVQNDLSYVSANWNMTGFDLWEEVNSASFFTTAAQYRALIEGSALASQIGKSCSACDSQAPQVLCFLQSYWTASYVLSNTGGGRSGKDANSLLTSIHLFDPAVGCNANTFQPCSDKALANHKVVTDSFRSIYTINDGIPQGTGVAVGRYLEDSYQGGNPWYLSTLAAAEQLYDAVYQWKQQGSISITTISLPFFRDVYSSAAVGTYASSSATFTSIVNAVSTYADSYMANAQKYTPQNGALAEQYSRSNGTPLSAVDLTWSYAAFLTALNARKAAMPASWGAAAARLPGSCSGSSATGLCATATNTFSRPGSTGTPTTTACSATPTLTNVLFNEIATTTFGENVFIVGSISQLGSWDTSKAVALSADKYTSSNNLWYVSVSLPAGTSFQYKYVRKENDGSTRYEGDPNRSYTVPRNCDGSATVNDTWR comes from the exons ATGCACAAGCACATGATGATGCTTCGTGGCAGGCGGGGACGAGACAAAACTATCATCGTGTCCGCCTTCGTGGCTTT CTTCTACCTCTTGTGGACGCTCGCAGGAGCAGCATACAGCCATTTAGGACAAGGAGACCTACGACCTCGAGCGACAGGCTCTCTCGAATCATGGCTGGCCGCCGAGTCGCCAGTCGCTCTGCAGCGTATTCTGAACAACATCGGCTCGAGCGGTGCAAAGGTTCCTGGAGCCAAGGCTGGCATCATTGTCGCATCGCCATCGAAGAGCAACCCTGATTATTTCTATACTTGGACGCGAGATGCAGCTTTGACGATCAAATGCCTGACAGACCAGTTCCTATCGGGGAGCTCTCCGAGTTTGGAAGGCACCATTCAAGACTACATCAACTCTCAAGCATCTCTGCAGACTGTCGGCAATCCAAGCGGTGGGCTCTGCACTGGAGGCCTCGGAGAGCCCAAATCCAATGTCGACTTGACTCAATTTACTGGCGCTTGGGGTCGACCACAGCGCGACGGGCCTGCTCTACGTGCGACGGCTATGATCGCATATGCTCGATACCTGTTGGGCAAGGGTCAGAACGCCACCGTCGCCAAAATTATCTGGCCAATCGTCCAGAACGACTTGTCCTACGTCAGTGCGAACTGGAATATGACGGGGTTCGACCTCTGGGAGGAAGTGAATAGCGCATCCTTTTTCACAACCGCCGCTCAGTATCGTGCTCTGATCGAAGGCAGTGCGCTTGCATCTCAGATTGGCAAATCCTGCTCGGCTTGCGATTCACAAGCGCCACAAGTGCTGTGCTTCCTGCAGTCATACTGGACTGCATCGTATGTGCTGTCCAACACTGGCGGCGGTCGCTCAGGGAAAGACGCGAACAGCTTGCTGACAAGCATACACCTCTTTGATCCGGCTGTAGGCTGCAACGCCAATACGTTCCAGCCGTGCAGTGACAAGGCACTTGCCAATCACAAGGTAGTCACCGACTCTTTCCGCTCAATTTACACCATCAACGACGGCATTCCGCAAGGTACTGGTGTGGCTGTTGGCCGCTATCTTGAAGACAGCTATCAAGGTGGCAACCCGTGGTACCTCAGCACTTTGGCTGCAGCTGAGCAGCTGTACGATGCTGTGTACCAGTGGAAGCAGCAAGGCTCAATCTCGATCACGACGATCTCACTGCCCTTCTTCAGGGATGTCTATTCATCGGCCGCTGTCGGCACATATGCCTCATCCTCAGCCACGTTCACTTCCATCGTCAATGCCGTTTCGACATACGCCGATAGCTATATGGCGAATGCACAGAAGTACACACCGCAGAATGGTGCTCTGGCTGAGCAATACTCACGGTCGAATGGAACACCACTTTCAGCGGTCGACCTTACCTGGTCATATGCCGCCTTCTTGACAGCTCTCAACGCTCGCAAAGCCGCCATGCCTGCCTCATGGGGCGCAGCAGCTGCGCGTCTGCCAGGTAGCTGCTCGGGAAGCTCTGCCACTGGACTTTGCGCTACAGCAACAAACACCTTCTCGCGTCCTGGCAGCACTGGAACACCAACCACCACGGCATGCTCCGCCACGCCAACGTTGACGAACGTTCTGTTCAATGAGATTGCCACGACTACCTTTGGCGAGAACGTCTTTATCGTGGGCAGTATCTCTCAGCTCGGCAGCTGGGACACGAGCAAGGCAGTCGCTCTCAGTGCCGACAAGTACACAAGCAGTAACAACCTCTGGTATGTCTCGGTATCGCTGCCGGCCGGTACCAGCTTCCAGTACAAGTATGTCAGGAAGGAGAATGATGGTAGCACTCGATATGAGGGCGACCCTAACAGGAGCTATACGGTACCTAGGAATTGTGATGGATCTGCGACGGTGAACGATACCTGGAGATGA
- a CDS encoding putative O-acetyltransferase CAS1, with protein MSFDAGEFFHHRVDQDQYIVYVGMLVAMLYVWIKDILSSDKQQDSLSRTLRKAFPALQYLVIAASILAFGYYFYWTNTALKSTAAFSKLQPYLTITPILTFIILRNAHPLLRNWHSAAFAWLGRYSGEMYVMQNHLWLAVDQESVLRTGFFHGDDTVWGDRWRDLVLITPLYLIACSIVGDATGVIANWFIEDHESTEATGDTKPVAEVEMGLLAGEVMEEDGALSTEEVANRPSVLQREKAAVWPARVRDRGTRVLFVMWLLKILYT; from the coding sequence ATGTCCTTCGATGCGGGGGAGTTCTTCCATCATCGCGTCGACCAGGATCAATACATCGTCTACGTCGGCATGCTGGTGGCAATGTTGTATGTCTGGATCAAAGATATCCTCTCCTCCGACAAGCAGCAAGACAGCCTCAGCAGAACTTTGAGGAAAGCCTTCCCAGCTCTCCAATACCTCGTCATTGCAGCATCAATACTTGCCTTTGGATATTACTTCTACTGGACCAACACAGCCCTGAAATCCACAGCAGCTTTCAGCAAACTACAACCATATCTCACGATCACGCCCATCCTGACGTTCATCATCCTACGGAATGCTCATCCACTCCTTCGTAACTGGCACTCTGCAGCCTTCGCTTGGCTGGGCCGGTATTCGGGTGAAATGTATGTGATGCAGAATCATCTCTGGCTAGCAGTCGACCAGGAAAGCGTGCTGCGTACCGGCTTCTTCCATGGAGATGACACGGTCTGGGGCGATCGGTGGAGAGATCTAGTGCTCATTACGCCGCTGTACTTGATCGCTTGCAGTATTGTTGGGGATGCCACGGGCGTTATTGCAAATTGGTTTATTGAAGACCATGAGTCGACAGAAGCGACAGGTGATACCAAACCTGTTGCTGAGGTTGAGATGGGTCTGTTGGCTGGCGAAGTCATGGAGGAAGATGGAGCGCTTTCGACTGAGGAAGTAGCGAATAGGCCGAGTGTCCTACAACGGGAAAAGGCTGCAGTGTGGCCAGCGAGAGTGCGGGACAGAGGTACTCGAGTACTCTTCGTGATGTGGCTGTTGAAAATCTTGTACACCTAG
- a CDS encoding putative O-acetyltransferase CAS1, whose protein sequence is MKLKALSESTSAGHNRLVSIPHGWAIYPVVLLMAVLCRHLILDDDPNKCQALTRGGHWYQDKWLVPGCDTADHNRREIKDCANGESRKIVVFAGDLQTQGTYWAIAQRLDSRLHVPEVRQQRGEDLNFSKDNIEVEYIWDPYLNGTKIIHRMEDLRDGKAIKPMLTVIGAGHSFVDRDEGVQYAKAVESLASIAYSSSEFARKPAGSSDVFTFLDGPGDLLLLAPAERPFNHDGSAPDLTPVQEANDALKAAADAHPAISIMWSFSDMTEPRKEMYANDGINVSGEVSCRRADVLLNLRCNARIGRYDGFIHKGICCGVWKRNWIQIGFLIIALAILPLVLLAYLKLPYLSDANRPVVRATCAFTSVVTLQYITDRTHVFEQVKRIPLDLNNLGSMILITFVVGAATLRPCKPVRKFAPGEKFPDQPFLPRDQTDEWKGWMQALIIIYHYNMAWRGADWFWEIIRLTMASYLFLTGFGHTVYFLQKKDFSAKRFVNVMIRTNLLPITLAYVLGTRWVLYYYMALSTFWYCVSPWP, encoded by the exons ATGAAGCTGAAAGCACTCTCAGAGTCGACCAGCGCTGGGCACAATAGGCTCGTATCGATCCCACATGGTTGGGCGATCTACCCAGTAGTGCTGCTGATGGCAGTGCTTTGCAGACACCTCATTCTCG ACGACGATCCGAACAAATGTCAAGCGTTGACCCGAGGTGGCCATTGGTACCAAGACAAGTGGCTCGTGCCAGGCTGTGATACTGCCGACCACAACAGACGTGAGATCAAGGACTGTGCAAATGGCGAGTCTCGCAAGATTGTTGTGTTCGCTGGCGATTTGCAGACCCAAGGCACTTACTGGGCCATTGCACAACGACTCGACAGTAGACTCCATGTCCCAGAAGTCCGGCAGCAGCGCGGCGAGGACCTCAACTTTAGCAAGGATAACATCGAGGTCGAATACATCTGGGATCCTTACTTGAATGGTACCAAGATCATTCACCGCATGGAAGATCTCCGCGATGGCAAAGCCATCAAACCGATGCTCACCGTTATAGGCGCTGGCCATTCATTCGTGGACAGAGACGAGGGCGTGCAATACGCTAAGGCCGTTGAGAGTCTTGCTTCCATCGCCTACTCATCCAGCGAATTTGCCCGAAAGCCAGCAGGATCAAGTGATGTTTTCACATTTCTCGATGGACCTGGTGACCTTCTATTGCTTGCACCTGCCGAGAGACCCTTCAACCACGATGGCAGCGCGCCTGATTTGACACCGGTCCAGGAAGCGAATGATGCACTCAAGGCTGCTGCAGATGCACATCCCGCCATCTCGATCATGTGGAGCTTCAGCGACATGACCGAGCCACGCAAGGAGATGTATGCCAACGACGGCATCAACGTCTCGGGTGAGGTGTCGTGCCGGCGTGCCGATGTGTTGCTGAACCTACGGTGTAACGCAAGGATCGGCAGGTATGATGGCTTCATACACAAGGGGATATGCTGTGGAGTTTGGAAAAGGAACTGGATTCAGATCGGATTTCTGATCATCGCACTTGCCATTCTTCCTCTGGTCCTGCTCGCATATCTTAAGCTCCCCTACCTTAGCGATGCGAATCGGCCTGTTGTCAGGGCCACCTGCGCCTTCACCTCTGTCGTAACACTGCAGTACATCACGGACAGGACTCATGTCTTCGAGCAGGTGAAGCGAATACCTCTTGACTTGAATAATCTTGGCAGCATGATCTTGATCACATTTGTGGTCGGCGCTGCCACGCTACGCCCTTGTAAACCAGTTCGAAAATTTGCACCAGGCGAGAAATTCCCGGATCAGCCATTTCTACCACGGGATCAGACTGATGAGTGGAAAGGCTGGATGCAAGCACTCATCATCATTTACCACTACAACATGGCCTGGCGTGGAGCTGATTGGTTCTGGGAGATTATCCGCCTTACCATGGCGTCCTACCTTTTCCTGACCGGCTTTGGGCATACAGTATATTTTTTGCAGAAAAAGGACTTCTCTGCGAAGCGCTTCGTGAATGTCATGATTCGGACGAATTTGCTGCCCATAACATTGGCCTACGTTCTGGGCACACGCTGGGTGCTATACTACTACATGGCATTGTCAACATTCTGGTACTGCGTGTCACCATGGCCGTGA